One genomic region from Actinocatenispora thailandica encodes:
- a CDS encoding RNA polymerase sigma factor, translating to MTVGAADTSSDVELAARLRDDPAQFAAVYDRYFRVIYRYIAGRLGSQHADDLAAETFLVAYAKRDRFDPARGELRPWLFGIATNVVRQHRRVEARRYRALARTPAESVAEGPEDRAVDVAAAQLRRPQLARALRSLSAGERDVLLLVTLGQLSYGEAGEALGIAPGTAGSRLSRARTKLRSALNQETRHG from the coding sequence ATGACCGTCGGTGCGGCGGACACGTCCAGCGACGTGGAACTCGCCGCCCGGCTGCGGGACGACCCGGCCCAGTTCGCCGCCGTGTACGACCGGTACTTCCGGGTCATCTACCGCTACATCGCCGGCCGGCTGGGGTCGCAACACGCGGACGACCTCGCCGCCGAGACGTTCCTCGTCGCGTACGCCAAGCGGGACCGGTTCGACCCGGCCCGCGGCGAGCTGCGGCCGTGGCTGTTCGGCATCGCCACGAACGTGGTCCGGCAGCACCGGCGGGTCGAGGCCCGCCGGTACCGGGCGCTGGCCCGGACGCCGGCCGAGTCGGTTGCCGAGGGGCCGGAGGACCGGGCCGTCGACGTCGCCGCGGCGCAGTTGCGGCGCCCGCAGCTGGCCCGCGCGTTGCGGTCGCTGTCGGCCGGCGAGCGCGATGTGCTGCTGCTCGTGACGCTCGGCCAGCTCAGCTACGGCGAGGCCGGCGAGGCGCTCGGCATCGCCCCCGGCACGGCCGGATCCCGGCTCAGCAGGGCCCGTACCAAACTTCGTTCCGCACTGAACCAGGAGACCCGCCATGGATGA
- a CDS encoding DUF885 domain-containing protein, which produces MSIDFPTLAERIVTAMLDPLTAHYAGAHVADDELMDFSPSAVTDQVATLRDASHALSEVDSEELEAEEQVDHAMLSAVVDARLFALTEIAEHRWNPLLHNPGPLLDVLISRDFAPAEERLVHLVNRLAALPDALATARAVLDDCPQLHVRTAIDQFAGVAGLIRGRVDELAAAVPSARDRVEQTRSGALAALAEFDSWLRARAEIPGRSPRLGRRHWEAKLWHTLDTPLTAAELDRRAWSNLSQSADQLREVAARIVGGKPTDDAVRQALAMAADRRPDPADIVAAARADFVEATSFVEQFELVSTLPDEPCRIAEMPEYERGVAAAYCDAPGPMERPGLPTLLAISPPPADWSAERITSFYREYNNDMLRNLIVHEGMPGHYLQLAHARRFGGATPVRAVFTSGTFVEGWAVYAERMLAEHGFGGPQVRLQQLKMQLRSTLNTILDQAVHCDGLAESEALALLTTHGFQEEGEAAGKWQRALLTSTQLSTYFVGYTEVSDIAAARPADTDLRGWHDEMLAHGSPSPRHLRDLLTRGVPG; this is translated from the coding sequence ATGTCGATCGACTTCCCGACGTTGGCCGAGCGGATCGTGACGGCGATGTTGGATCCGCTGACGGCGCACTATGCCGGCGCGCACGTGGCGGACGACGAGCTGATGGACTTCTCCCCGAGCGCGGTCACCGACCAGGTCGCGACCCTCCGGGACGCGTCCCATGCACTGTCCGAAGTGGACAGTGAGGAGCTGGAGGCGGAGGAGCAGGTCGACCACGCCATGCTCAGCGCCGTGGTGGACGCCCGGCTGTTCGCGCTGACCGAGATCGCCGAGCACCGGTGGAACCCGCTGCTGCACAACCCCGGGCCGCTGCTCGACGTGCTGATCTCCCGCGACTTCGCGCCCGCGGAGGAGCGGCTGGTGCACCTGGTGAACCGGCTCGCCGCGCTGCCGGACGCGCTCGCCACCGCCCGCGCGGTGCTCGACGACTGCCCGCAGCTGCACGTGCGTACCGCGATCGACCAGTTCGCCGGCGTCGCCGGGCTGATCCGTGGCCGGGTCGACGAGCTGGCCGCCGCGGTACCGTCGGCCCGCGACCGGGTCGAGCAGACCCGGTCCGGCGCGCTCGCCGCGCTCGCCGAGTTCGACTCCTGGCTGCGCGCCCGTGCCGAGATCCCGGGCCGCAGCCCGCGGCTCGGCCGGCGGCACTGGGAGGCCAAGCTCTGGCACACCCTGGACACCCCGCTCACCGCCGCCGAACTCGACCGCCGCGCCTGGTCGAACCTGTCGCAGAGCGCCGACCAGCTCCGCGAGGTGGCCGCCCGCATCGTCGGCGGCAAGCCCACCGACGACGCGGTCCGGCAGGCCCTCGCGATGGCCGCCGACCGGCGCCCCGACCCGGCCGACATCGTCGCGGCCGCCCGCGCCGACTTCGTCGAGGCCACCTCGTTCGTCGAACAGTTCGAGCTGGTGTCCACGCTGCCCGACGAGCCGTGCCGGATCGCCGAGATGCCCGAGTACGAGCGGGGCGTCGCCGCCGCCTACTGCGACGCGCCGGGCCCGATGGAACGCCCCGGCCTGCCCACCCTGCTCGCCATCTCGCCGCCGCCGGCCGACTGGTCCGCTGAACGGATCACCTCGTTCTACCGCGAGTACAACAACGACATGCTGCGCAACCTGATCGTGCACGAGGGCATGCCCGGCCACTACCTGCAGCTCGCGCACGCCCGCCGGTTCGGTGGCGCCACCCCGGTGCGCGCCGTCTTCACCTCCGGCACCTTCGTCGAGGGCTGGGCGGTGTACGCGGAGCGGATGCTCGCCGAGCACGGCTTCGGCGGCCCGCAGGTGCGGCTGCAGCAGCTCAAGATGCAACTGCGCAGCACTCTCAACACGATCCTGGACCAGGCGGTGCACTGTGACGGGCTGGCCGAGTCCGAGGCGCTGGCGTTGCTGACCACGCACGGCTTCCAGGAGGAGGGCGAGGCGGCCGGCAAGTGGCAGCGCGCGCTGCTCACCTCGACCCAGCTCTCCACGTACTTCGTGGGCTACACCGAGGTGTCCGACATCGCCGCCGCCCGTCCCGCCGACACGGACCTACGCGGCTGGCACGACGAGATGCTCGCGCACGGCTCCCCGTCGCCCCGCCACCTCCGCGACCTCCTCACCCGCGGCGTCCCCGGCTGA
- a CDS encoding MazG family protein — protein sequence MGRPARIVLLHTSPRLPAGLLTARAWRLLSDATVYAGAETPQAAAIRAAGTDVTVLAGPASAQADALLAVDADTVVWLAGPDGDAPLGQALAERLVAHPEPDQRPVLEAEYGSFDPPGARLLDVVAVMDRLRTSCPWDREQTHASLAPYLLEEAYETIDAIDSGERAHLREELGDVLFQVAFHSRVAAESTAADRFDVDDVAGELVEKLVRRHPHVFADVTVSGADEVVANWDEIKRAEKSRDSSVDGVPLAQPALQLAAKLQSRAERAGVEAALPPAADPDGELGRQLFELVRRSRADGLDAEAALRRAALRYAAAVRDAEAAGRDAEAAGRDAEAAGRGESAPAAAETAGPGERAAAAGEPAGTTDAGPGGTTDSGSGGRDTPPDPVCRPGHGITCDLLGRYTGYQPHRNRTARAGGERSGNQMGAAAMRHRRALRTSVARPAHLAPRRRHD from the coding sequence ATGGGGCGGCCGGCGCGCATCGTGCTGCTGCACACCTCGCCGCGGCTGCCGGCCGGGCTGCTGACCGCACGGGCCTGGCGACTGCTGTCCGACGCGACGGTGTACGCCGGCGCCGAGACGCCGCAGGCCGCGGCGATCCGCGCCGCCGGAACCGACGTGACGGTGCTGGCCGGACCGGCGTCCGCGCAGGCCGACGCGCTGCTCGCGGTGGACGCCGACACCGTGGTCTGGCTCGCTGGTCCGGACGGGGACGCGCCGCTCGGCCAGGCGCTCGCCGAACGGCTGGTCGCGCACCCCGAGCCCGACCAGCGGCCGGTGCTGGAGGCCGAGTACGGCTCGTTCGACCCTCCGGGCGCGCGGCTGCTCGACGTGGTGGCGGTGATGGACCGGCTGCGTACCAGCTGCCCCTGGGACCGCGAGCAGACGCACGCCTCGCTGGCGCCCTACCTGCTGGAAGAGGCGTACGAGACGATCGACGCGATCGACTCCGGCGAGCGGGCGCACCTGCGCGAGGAACTGGGCGACGTGCTGTTCCAGGTCGCGTTCCACAGCCGGGTCGCCGCCGAGTCGACCGCGGCGGACCGGTTCGACGTCGACGACGTGGCCGGTGAGCTGGTCGAGAAGCTGGTCCGCCGGCACCCGCACGTGTTCGCCGACGTCACCGTGAGCGGAGCCGACGAGGTCGTCGCGAACTGGGACGAGATCAAGCGCGCCGAGAAGTCCCGCGACTCGTCCGTCGACGGGGTACCGCTCGCCCAACCGGCGCTGCAACTCGCCGCCAAGCTGCAGTCCCGGGCCGAACGGGCCGGCGTCGAGGCCGCGCTGCCGCCCGCCGCCGACCCGGACGGCGAACTCGGCCGCCAGCTGTTCGAGCTGGTCCGCCGGTCTCGGGCGGATGGCCTGGACGCCGAGGCGGCGCTGCGCCGCGCCGCGCTGCGCTACGCCGCCGCCGTACGCGACGCCGAGGCCGCCGGCCGTGACGCCGAGGCCGCCGGCCGTGACGCCGAGGCCGCCGGCCGCGGCGAGTCGGCCCCCGCGGCCGCCGAGACCGCCGGCCCCGGCGAGCGCGCTGCGGCGGCCGGCGAACCCGCCGGTACCACCGACGCTGGGCCCGGCGGTACTACCGATTCGGGGTCCGGGGGACGCGACACGCCCCCTGATCCCGTGTGCCGACCCGGCCACGGGATAACTTGTGATCTCCTGGGTAGGTACACCGGGTACCAACCGCACCGCAACCGGACCGCGCGGGCCGGGGGCGAGCGGTCCGGCAACCAGATGGGGGCGGCGGCGATGCGACACCGGCGGGCGTTGCGCACCTCGGTGGCCCGCCCGGCCCATCTCGCACCGCGGAGGCGGCATGACTGA
- a CDS encoding helix-turn-helix domain-containing protein, with amino-acid sequence MPAGQRPLIRRRLRTELRQERERAGKSQAEVARKMDWSLSKIIRLEAGQVGVSTNDLKALLDLYDVQDQDRRSFFVELARASRQQSAWWSAFRDVASSPDYLDYLGYETDAARILGYFPAMVPALLQTEEYAREIVSIGGIQQLDEDTVDRLVELRMQRKEHVLDRKDPPTFVAVLDEAVLHHTVGGGEVMSDQLASVAEVAALSTIEIRVVPFSSGAHPGLSGPFQIFEFSDPADAPILQSDTAFRSVMLREERDLIREYTEGFDRLLDFALSERESVAMIQGVADRVLGDDTESN; translated from the coding sequence ATGCCCGCTGGCCAGCGCCCACTCATCCGGCGCCGCCTCCGTACCGAGCTGCGCCAGGAACGCGAGCGCGCCGGCAAGAGCCAGGCCGAGGTCGCCCGGAAGATGGACTGGTCCCTCTCCAAGATCATCCGTTTGGAGGCGGGACAGGTAGGCGTCTCCACCAACGATCTCAAGGCGCTCCTCGACCTCTACGACGTGCAGGACCAAGATCGACGGTCTTTCTTCGTCGAACTCGCCCGTGCATCTCGCCAGCAAAGCGCCTGGTGGAGCGCCTTTCGCGACGTGGCCTCGTCACCCGACTACCTCGACTATCTGGGATACGAAACCGACGCGGCACGCATCCTCGGATACTTCCCAGCGATGGTTCCGGCGCTACTGCAGACCGAGGAATACGCACGCGAAATCGTCAGCATCGGTGGCATCCAGCAGCTCGACGAAGACACGGTCGATCGGCTCGTCGAGCTGCGGATGCAGCGCAAGGAGCACGTGCTGGACCGAAAGGACCCGCCAACCTTCGTGGCGGTCCTGGACGAGGCGGTGCTGCACCACACGGTCGGCGGCGGCGAGGTGATGAGCGACCAACTTGCCAGCGTCGCCGAAGTCGCTGCTCTCTCCACCATCGAGATCCGCGTCGTCCCGTTCAGTTCAGGCGCGCACCCGGGTCTGAGCGGGCCATTCCAGATCTTCGAGTTCTCGGACCCCGCAGACGCACCGATCTTGCAGTCTGACACGGCGTTCCGGAGCGTCATGCTTCGCGAAGAACGAGATCTCATTCGGGAGTACACCGAAGGCTTCGACAGGCTCCTCGATTTCGCACTTTCTGAGCGCGAATCAGTTGCCATGATCCAGGGGGTTGCGGATCGAGTCCTGGGGGACGATACGGAAAGTAATTGA
- a CDS encoding helix-turn-helix domain-containing protein, with translation MAWAGAVHLDPGQLTYYGTVSDIPLHSSIAIGLILVTEGVAELTDEAGHTVELRPGGPNAAVLPPGESHAKPMRPDGRPDDTRAVLAVLDPERPEGQRLMARIGADRHRPQAWVDAAAPAAKLVRPPEPDDPAGAALVAEVVRELAASDQGPAPSVHPAVRRAAELIPERLAAGVELQDLAAAVGLSASRLGHLFAVELGLPYRAYVRWARLQKVVEVLREGATLTAAAHAAGFTDSAHMNRVCRSVFGINPSRLISNLSWV, from the coding sequence ATGGCATGGGCCGGCGCCGTCCACCTGGACCCGGGACAACTCACCTATTACGGCACGGTAAGCGACATTCCGCTGCACTCGTCGATCGCGATCGGCCTGATCCTCGTCACTGAGGGTGTGGCCGAGCTTACCGACGAGGCCGGTCACACCGTCGAGCTGCGGCCCGGTGGCCCGAACGCCGCCGTACTGCCGCCGGGCGAGTCGCACGCCAAGCCGATGCGACCGGACGGCAGGCCGGACGACACCCGGGCGGTGCTCGCCGTGCTCGACCCGGAGCGTCCGGAGGGGCAGCGGTTGATGGCCCGGATCGGCGCCGACCGGCACCGACCGCAGGCCTGGGTGGACGCGGCGGCACCCGCGGCGAAGCTGGTCCGGCCGCCGGAGCCGGACGACCCGGCCGGGGCGGCGCTGGTCGCCGAGGTCGTGCGCGAGCTGGCTGCCTCCGACCAGGGGCCGGCGCCGAGCGTGCACCCGGCGGTACGACGGGCGGCCGAGCTGATCCCGGAGCGGCTGGCGGCCGGGGTGGAACTGCAGGACCTGGCCGCGGCGGTCGGGTTGTCGGCGAGCCGGCTCGGCCACCTGTTCGCGGTCGAGCTGGGGCTGCCGTACCGGGCGTACGTGCGATGGGCCCGGCTGCAGAAGGTGGTCGAGGTGCTGCGCGAAGGCGCGACGCTGACCGCCGCCGCGCACGCCGCCGGCTTCACCGACTCGGCACACATGAACCGGGTCTGCCGCAGCGTGTTCGGCATCAACCCGTCCCGCCTGATCAGCAACCTCAGCTGGGTCTGA
- a CDS encoding DUF397 domain-containing protein: MIEHWSRAERWRKSTRSQGQANCVEVRCRDHDVLVRDSKDRLGPVLSVRHAAWEAFVNEITCDVRTTE; the protein is encoded by the coding sequence ATGATCGAGCACTGGTCAAGGGCCGAACGTTGGCGGAAGAGCACGCGTAGTCAGGGACAGGCCAACTGCGTCGAGGTCCGGTGCCGTGACCATGACGTTCTTGTCCGCGACTCCAAGGACCGGCTCGGCCCGGTGCTATCCGTGCGGCACGCCGCATGGGAGGCATTCGTCAACGAGATCACGTGTGACGTTCGAACCACCGAGTGA
- a CDS encoding DUF3618 domain-containing protein has protein sequence MTPEQIRERMADTRAALSANVHAFRDRATPRALAQDLLHRRRGGRSPLPAGSAGAGEQSDSAGTEQAPNPVRIVAGLVGRQLAERPLLCAAAALAVGVAVAVLVPGPRRK, from the coding sequence GTGACCCCGGAGCAGATCCGGGAACGGATGGCCGACACCCGCGCCGCGCTGTCCGCGAACGTGCACGCGTTCCGGGATCGTGCCACCCCGCGTGCCCTCGCCCAGGACCTGCTGCACCGGCGTCGCGGGGGCCGATCCCCTTTACCGGCCGGCTCGGCCGGCGCGGGCGAGCAGAGCGACTCCGCCGGGACCGAGCAGGCGCCGAACCCGGTGCGGATCGTGGCCGGCCTGGTGGGCCGCCAGCTGGCGGAACGCCCGCTGCTGTGCGCCGCGGCGGCGCTGGCGGTCGGCGTGGCGGTGGCGGTGCTGGTACCGGGGCCGCGGCGGAAGTGA
- a CDS encoding phage holin family protein has product MTVTQPQAEPVHRAGAPDEDRPIGVILTDIKGDLGRLVGEQLAIAKAEMRQEGVKAGIGGGLIAAALLGGFMMLLFGSLAAVYGLGHLLGNGWAALIVAGVWLLFALFTGLIARSVLKRLNGPQLTIATLKENLEWARSLKK; this is encoded by the coding sequence ATGACGGTGACGCAGCCCCAGGCCGAACCGGTCCACCGGGCCGGGGCCCCCGACGAGGATCGACCGATCGGCGTCATCCTCACCGACATCAAGGGCGACCTCGGTCGGCTGGTGGGCGAGCAGCTCGCGATCGCCAAGGCCGAGATGAGGCAGGAAGGCGTCAAGGCCGGCATCGGCGGTGGCCTGATCGCCGCCGCCCTGCTCGGCGGCTTCATGATGCTGCTGTTCGGCAGCCTCGCCGCGGTGTACGGGCTGGGCCACCTGCTGGGCAACGGGTGGGCGGCGCTCATCGTCGCCGGTGTCTGGCTGCTGTTCGCGCTGTTCACCGGGCTGATCGCGAGGTCGGTACTGAAGCGGCTGAACGGGCCACAGCTCACCATCGCCACTCTCAAGGAGAACCTGGAATGGGCGCGCAGCCTGAAAAAGTGA
- a CDS encoding YihY/virulence factor BrkB family protein → MSAEGESGPVAAGRGLAGRFDRYQQSRPALALPLAVLKKFGQDAAGNLAALIAYYAFFSFFPLLLVFVTVLGFVLAGNAALQDRVQHTIADQFPGLGQQIMPAGTTLHGSGIGLAIGLVLALWAGLAVANAAQNAFNTVWQVPLDDRPGLPRRTLRSVGLLAILGGNVLITTAISGLSSGAGSLGFGIGRGAQLLLLLASLVINVVLFTVAFRILTVRDVSTRAVLPGAVLSAVGWQLLQWLGGYYIGTKLHSASGTYGTFAIVIGLLTWFFVLGQLILIATELNVVRARRLWPRSLSGPPSTEADRRAYRGYAAMQRLAPGVRIEVHFDEPTDREG, encoded by the coding sequence GTGAGCGCCGAGGGCGAGTCCGGGCCCGTCGCGGCCGGTCGGGGTCTCGCCGGCCGGTTCGACCGGTACCAGCAGAGCCGGCCCGCGCTGGCGCTGCCGCTCGCGGTGCTGAAGAAGTTCGGCCAGGACGCCGCCGGCAACCTCGCCGCGCTCATCGCGTACTACGCGTTCTTCTCGTTCTTCCCGCTGCTGCTGGTGTTCGTCACCGTGCTCGGCTTCGTCCTGGCCGGCAACGCGGCGCTGCAAGACCGGGTCCAGCACACCATCGCGGACCAGTTCCCCGGCCTCGGCCAGCAGATCATGCCGGCCGGTACCACCCTGCACGGCAGCGGCATCGGCCTGGCGATCGGGCTGGTCCTGGCGCTGTGGGCCGGGCTCGCGGTGGCGAACGCCGCGCAGAACGCGTTCAACACGGTCTGGCAGGTGCCGCTGGACGACCGCCCCGGTCTGCCTCGCCGTACCCTGCGCAGTGTCGGGCTGCTCGCCATCCTCGGCGGCAACGTGCTGATCACCACGGCGATCAGCGGGCTGTCCTCGGGCGCCGGCTCGCTCGGCTTCGGCATCGGCCGCGGCGCGCAGCTGCTGCTGCTGCTCGCGTCGCTGGTCATCAACGTCGTACTGTTCACCGTCGCGTTCCGGATCCTGACGGTACGCGACGTCTCCACCCGAGCGGTGCTGCCCGGCGCCGTGCTGTCCGCCGTCGGCTGGCAGCTGCTGCAGTGGCTGGGCGGCTACTACATCGGTACCAAGCTGCACTCCGCGAGCGGCACGTACGGCACGTTCGCCATCGTCATCGGCCTGCTGACCTGGTTCTTCGTCCTCGGCCAGCTGATCCTTATCGCCACCGAACTCAACGTGGTACGCGCCCGCCGGCTCTGGCCGCGCAGCCTCTCCGGGCCGCCCAGCACCGAGGCCGACCGCCGCGCGTACCGCGGGTACGCGGCGATGCAGCGACTCGCCCCGGGTGTCCGGATCGAGGTCCACTTCGACGAGCCGACCGACCGGGAGGGCTGA
- a CDS encoding DUF6232 family protein, with product MTTYYDRAGVQVTSHELVVQGQRYQLNELRGLRIARGSASPAGTICAILAVLFVLPGSCSLQTSAWTIGLGLTAIGVLALGAAALIIRRLRPRPFEMWADYQGHTVQLYWSRDERVFNAIRFALVRATQADPLTR from the coding sequence ATGACCACCTACTACGACCGCGCCGGCGTGCAGGTGACCAGCCACGAGCTGGTCGTCCAGGGCCAGCGCTACCAGCTCAACGAGCTGCGCGGACTGCGCATCGCCCGCGGTTCGGCCAGCCCGGCCGGAACGATCTGCGCGATCCTCGCCGTGCTGTTCGTGCTGCCCGGCAGCTGCAGCCTGCAGACCTCCGCCTGGACCATCGGGCTCGGCCTGACCGCGATCGGTGTACTCGCCCTCGGCGCCGCCGCACTGATCATCCGGCGACTGCGCCCCCGACCGTTCGAGATGTGGGCCGACTACCAGGGGCACACCGTGCAGCTGTACTGGAGCCGCGACGAACGCGTCTTCAACGCCATCCGGTTCGCGCTGGTACGGGCGACCCAGGCCGACCCTCTCACCAGGTGA
- a CDS encoding MMPL family transporter — MALSRLGEVLARHRVTVLVVAVLAAALAGVFGGGVADKLSGGGFTDAHSESARVSSALADDFQAGDANLIVLVRGDGKPDDPTVAGPATRLARWAQHADGVAAMQSYWTSGHPASLRSKDGTRALITLRLSGDEDTYMNAAQRLTPQLTEHAGGLHLEFAGAAQVYSELNKQTQHDLKISEAIATPITAVLLILVFGSVVAAVLPLLIGGLSIVTTMLVLELLTHVTSVSTYALNLTTALGLGLAIDYSLFILTRFREELAQRGNRGDRATVRAAISATMHTAGRTVLFSAVTVALAMAALAVFPLDFLKSFAYGGVSVVVLAAAGALLVLPALLALLGTRVNRLDVLARWRRSRRRASPPADGATGTETAGDDGAKPAVTGDTGFWHALAVRVMRRPVPFGLGVIVILAVLGSPFWHISFGLVDDRQLPASAAVQQASQQLRDDFDRSGDRSVQVVTRDVAESALPGYARRLSALDHVARVDTATGRYVHGRRVAPPTAADARYRSGSDAWLTVVGTRSPQSDAAQQLVADVRGTHSPGHDTIVGGKAAYQYDSTHALMSRLPAAGAIVAIATLVLLFLFTGSVVLPVKAIVLNILSLTATFGAMVFVFQDGHLGALVGHPITTGYLDMTVPVLMFCIAFGLSMDYEVFLLSRIREQYLRTGDNTAAVGTGLQRTGRLITAAALLIALVLVAFGTSQVAMLKMLGIGLALAVLVDATLVRGVLVPAFMRLLGAANWWAPGPLRWLHERVGLAESEAAPASAAERDGEPLPVP; from the coding sequence ATGGCGCTTTCCAGGTTGGGTGAGGTGCTTGCCCGGCACCGGGTGACGGTGCTGGTGGTGGCGGTACTGGCGGCGGCGCTGGCGGGCGTGTTCGGCGGCGGCGTGGCCGACAAGCTGTCCGGTGGCGGCTTCACCGACGCGCACTCGGAGTCGGCGCGCGTGTCCAGCGCGCTCGCGGACGACTTCCAGGCCGGTGACGCGAACCTGATCGTGCTGGTCCGCGGCGACGGGAAGCCGGACGATCCGACGGTGGCGGGGCCGGCGACCCGGTTGGCCCGGTGGGCGCAGCACGCCGACGGTGTCGCCGCGATGCAGTCGTACTGGACGTCCGGGCACCCGGCGAGCCTGCGGTCGAAGGACGGTACCCGGGCGCTGATCACGCTGCGGCTGTCCGGTGACGAGGACACCTACATGAACGCGGCGCAGCGGCTGACGCCGCAGCTGACCGAGCACGCCGGCGGGCTGCACCTGGAGTTCGCCGGGGCCGCGCAGGTCTACTCGGAGCTGAACAAGCAGACCCAGCACGACCTGAAGATCTCCGAGGCGATCGCCACGCCGATCACCGCGGTTCTGCTGATCCTGGTGTTCGGCAGCGTGGTGGCGGCGGTGCTGCCGTTGCTGATCGGTGGGCTGTCGATCGTGACGACGATGCTGGTGCTGGAGCTGCTGACGCACGTCACGTCGGTGTCCACGTACGCGCTGAACCTGACCACGGCGCTCGGGCTGGGCCTGGCGATCGACTACAGCCTGTTCATCCTGACCCGGTTCCGGGAGGAGCTGGCACAACGGGGCAACCGGGGCGATCGCGCGACGGTTCGGGCCGCGATCTCGGCGACGATGCACACGGCCGGCCGCACCGTACTGTTTTCCGCCGTCACGGTGGCGCTCGCGATGGCCGCGCTCGCCGTGTTCCCGCTGGACTTCCTGAAGTCGTTCGCGTACGGCGGGGTCTCGGTGGTGGTGCTCGCCGCGGCCGGCGCGCTGCTGGTGCTGCCCGCGCTGCTCGCCCTGCTCGGTACCCGGGTGAACAGGCTCGACGTGCTCGCCCGCTGGCGCCGCTCGCGCCGCCGGGCGAGCCCGCCTGCCGACGGAGCCACCGGTACCGAAACCGCGGGTGACGACGGTGCGAAGCCGGCGGTGACCGGCGACACCGGATTCTGGCACGCGCTGGCGGTACGGGTGATGCGCCGGCCGGTGCCGTTCGGGCTCGGCGTGATCGTGATCCTCGCGGTGCTCGGCAGCCCGTTCTGGCACATCTCGTTCGGGCTGGTGGACGACCGGCAGCTGCCGGCGAGCGCCGCGGTGCAGCAGGCCTCGCAGCAGCTGCGCGACGATTTCGACCGCTCCGGTGACCGGTCGGTGCAGGTGGTCACCCGGGACGTGGCCGAGTCCGCGCTGCCCGGCTACGCGCGCCGGCTGTCCGCCTTGGACCACGTGGCTCGGGTGGACACCGCGACCGGCAGGTACGTGCACGGGCGGCGGGTCGCGCCGCCGACCGCGGCGGACGCCCGGTACCGCAGCGGGAGCGACGCGTGGCTGACCGTCGTCGGTACCCGCAGCCCGCAGAGCGACGCGGCCCAGCAGCTGGTCGCCGACGTGCGCGGCACGCACTCCCCCGGGCACGACACGATCGTCGGCGGCAAGGCGGCCTACCAGTACGACAGCACGCACGCGCTGATGTCCCGGCTGCCCGCGGCCGGCGCCATCGTCGCGATCGCCACGCTGGTACTGCTGTTCCTGTTCACCGGCAGCGTGGTGCTACCGGTGAAGGCGATCGTGCTGAACATCCTGAGCCTGACCGCGACGTTCGGCGCGATGGTGTTCGTGTTCCAGGACGGGCACCTCGGCGCGCTGGTCGGGCATCCGATCACCACCGGCTACCTGGACATGACGGTGCCGGTGCTGATGTTCTGCATCGCGTTCGGGCTGTCCATGGACTACGAGGTGTTCCTGCTCTCCCGGATCCGCGAGCAGTACCTGCGCACCGGCGACAACACCGCCGCCGTCGGTACCGGGCTGCAACGCACCGGCCGACTGATCACCGCGGCGGCGCTGCTGATCGCGCTGGTCCTGGTCGCGTTCGGTACCTCGCAGGTGGCGATGCTCAAGATGCTCGGCATCGGGCTGGCCCTGGCGGTACTGGTGGATGCCACGCTGGTGCGCGGCGTGCTGGTACCGGCGTTCATGCGGCTGCTCGGCGCGGCCAACTGGTGGGCTCCGGGGCCGCTGCGCTGGCTGCACGAACGCGTCGGCCTCGCCGAGTCGGAGGCGGCGCCGGCGAGCGCCGCCGAGCGGGACGGCGAACCGCTCCCGGTGCCCTGA